Genomic segment of Synechococcus sp. A15-28:
TGTGGGCACACGCTGCAGCTACATTTTGCGAGCCAATTGACGCAAGATGTTGCTTTTTGTATTTGTGCTCACGTGAAAATTCTCTGCCCGATGCGAAAGAGCTGTCTTGTTTGTTTGGTGGGGATCGGGCTTCTTCCTGAAATTATTTTGCTGTAGGAGTCAGTTCCAACTTTTCCGCATATGCAATCCTGCCTCAGAGTGCCAATCTTTTAATAGGAGGGGCGCTTGAGGTGTCTGTAATTAATTTTTGCTCTTAAGCACAGAGTGATTAATGTGAAGACAAGGCAATGAAGTGGTTGTCATTGATAGGCAGTATTCAGGCATACTGCTTGATTTTTCAGGTGCTTCTGATGTCGGCAGACATAAATTGCCTGGGAATCAGATTGGCGATGGACCCTTGGATCGCAAAATATAAATGAGATTGTCGACGGACTTTGTTCAACGGGCCCATCCAAGATTTGAAGGTCTGCTGCTGAGCAAATCAGAGTGCCGCGCTGTCGCGGTCGCCGGTGCGGATGCGCACCACCGATTCCACGGGGCTGATGAAGATCTTGCCGTCGCCGATTTCACCGGTGCGTGCGGCATCAGCGATTGAGCTCACCACGTCGTCCACTCGGTTGTCTTCTACCACCACTTCGATCTTCAGCTTCTGCAGGAATTCCACGGTGAATTCCGAGCCGCGGTAACGCTCCACCTGCCCTTTCTGCCGCCCGAAGCCCCGTACCTCGCTAACGGTCATGCCGATGATCCCGGCCTCCACCAGCGCCACCTTCACATCTTCCAGCTTGAAAGGACGAATGATTGCTTCGACCTTTTTCATAGGGGAATTCAGTTCTTCTCCAAGAATGCCGCGCTTCCTGGAGTCCTGTGTAACTCCTGTTACAGAACGCTGCTGAAGCTTGACTCCTTAAGGTCTGTCTTGAGCGAGGACCTGTTCAACCTTTGACCCAGACGCCACAGTACGGCGAACGTGCGATCGCCGAAGCCGAGCTGATCTGCTTCGATAATCCCAGGCCTGGCCGGCCCTACGAGGTGTCGATCGAGCTGCCGGAGTTCACCTGCAAGTGCCCCTTCTCGGGCTACCCCGATTTCGCGGTGCTGCGCTTGATCTATCAGCCTGGTCCCCGGGTGGTGGAGCTCAAGGCCATCAAGCTCTACATCAACAGCTTCCGCGATCAGTCGATCTCCCATGAGGAGGTGACCAAC
This window contains:
- a CDS encoding P-II family nitrogen regulator gives rise to the protein MKKVEAIIRPFKLEDVKVALVEAGIIGMTVSEVRGFGRQKGQVERYRGSEFTVEFLQKLKIEVVVEDNRVDDVVSSIADAARTGEIGDGKIFISPVESVVRIRTGDRDSAAL
- the queF gene encoding preQ(1) synthase gives rise to the protein MTQTPQYGERAIAEAELICFDNPRPGRPYEVSIELPEFTCKCPFSGYPDFAVLRLIYQPGPRVVELKAIKLYINSFRDQSISHEEVTNRILDDLVAATDPVWMQLEADFNPRGNVHTVVRVSHGARQAC